The Oscillospiraceae bacterium genome has a segment encoding these proteins:
- a CDS encoding carbohydrate ABC transporter permease encodes MRKKQKQKAPQSAMETLLLVLLAALTLVPLFLVVQNSFKSRFYISGDPFALPNKETFVALENYISGLSAGGFFAAFGRSLLITVVSVGLIVLCTSMAAWYLMRVRTALTKGMYYLFVFSMIVPFQMVMYTMTYLVGRAKLNTVLGMPFIYLGFGAGLSVFMLCGFIRGIPRELEEAATIDGCNPVQTFFLVVLPLLKPTAVTVAILNTMWIWNDYLLPYLVLGTEKKTVPVAIQIAMQGAYGSTDYGGLMAMLVLAMIPIVVFYLFCQKYIIKGVVAGAVKG; translated from the coding sequence ATGAGAAAAAAACAAAAACAGAAAGCTCCCCAAAGTGCGATGGAAACGCTTCTGCTGGTGTTGCTAGCGGCGCTGACCCTGGTGCCTCTCTTTTTGGTGGTGCAAAATTCCTTTAAGTCCCGATTTTATATCTCCGGCGACCCGTTTGCACTGCCCAACAAAGAGACCTTTGTGGCGTTGGAAAACTATATCAGCGGCCTGTCTGCCGGCGGCTTTTTCGCCGCCTTTGGCCGGTCGCTGCTGATCACCGTTGTGTCTGTGGGGCTGATCGTTCTTTGCACCTCCATGGCCGCCTGGTATCTCATGCGGGTACGCACGGCACTGACCAAGGGTATGTACTACCTGTTCGTTTTCAGCATGATCGTGCCGTTTCAAATGGTGATGTACACCATGACCTATTTGGTTGGCCGGGCAAAGCTGAATACCGTTCTTGGTATGCCGTTTATTTATCTGGGCTTTGGCGCCGGGCTGTCCGTGTTTATGCTGTGCGGTTTTATCCGAGGAATTCCCCGGGAGCTGGAGGAGGCAGCCACCATTGACGGCTGCAATCCGGTACAGACTTTCTTTTTGGTGGTGTTGCCACTCTTAAAACCTACGGCGGTGACGGTAGCGATCCTCAATACGATGTGGATTTGGAATGATTATCTGCTGCCGTACCTGGTGCTGGGCACGGAGAAAAAGACCGTGCCGGTGGCCATTCAAATTGCCATGCAGGGTGCCTACGGCTCCACAGATTACGGCGGGCTGATGGCGATGCTGGTGCTGGCGATGATCCCCATTGTGGTCTTTTACCTGTTTTGCCAAAAATATATTATCA
- a CDS encoding sugar ABC transporter permease, with the protein MQKNLKKYGWLFLLPTAVAFLFAFAAPFVLGVGLSFTRFRTVTDAAWVGLQNYVQAFTADSGFLHALWFTALFSGVSIITVNVLAFALALLLTRGLRGTNFFRGVFFMPNLIGGIVLGYIWNLLINGVLAWAGVDITYQPAYGFWGLVALTNWQLIGYMMVIYIAALQNVPDDLLEAAAIDGASRTQTLFRIKLPLVMPAVTICTFLTLTNTFKMFDQNLALTGGAPEQKTELLALNIYNTFYGRSGWQGVGQAKAVVFFIIVALLAFLQLRVTGQREAHGV; encoded by the coding sequence ATGCAGAAAAATTTGAAAAAATACGGCTGGTTGTTTTTACTGCCCACGGCGGTGGCCTTTCTCTTTGCCTTTGCGGCGCCCTTTGTACTGGGGGTAGGGCTTTCCTTTACCCGGTTCCGAACGGTGACGGACGCCGCGTGGGTAGGACTGCAAAACTATGTGCAGGCTTTTACTGCAGACAGCGGCTTTCTCCACGCGCTGTGGTTTACGGCGCTGTTCTCCGGTGTGAGTATCATCACAGTGAATGTGCTTGCCTTTGCACTGGCGCTGCTTCTTACCCGAGGGCTGCGGGGCACCAATTTCTTTCGCGGCGTGTTCTTTATGCCTAATTTGATCGGCGGGATTGTGCTGGGATATATTTGGAATTTGCTCATTAACGGTGTGTTGGCCTGGGCAGGGGTGGATATTACCTATCAGCCCGCCTACGGCTTTTGGGGGCTGGTGGCGCTGACCAACTGGCAGCTGATCGGCTATATGATGGTGATCTATATTGCGGCGCTGCAAAATGTGCCGGACGATCTTTTGGAGGCGGCGGCCATTGACGGCGCATCCCGGACGCAGACTCTGTTTCGCATCAAGCTGCCGCTGGTGATGCCTGCGGTGACCATTTGCACTTTTCTGACCCTTACAAATACCTTTAAGATGTTTGACCAAAATCTGGCGCTCACCGGCGGAGCCCCGGAACAAAAGACGGAGCTGTTAGCGCTGAATATTTATAACACCTTTTACGGCCGCAGCGGCTGGCAGGGGGTGGGTCAAGCCAAGGCGGTTGTGTTCTTTATCATCGTGGCGTTGCTTGCCTTTTTGCAACTGCGCGTGACCGGACAGCGGGAGGCCCACGGCGTATGA
- a CDS encoding ABC transporter substrate-binding protein yields MKMMKKWLSLLLCGVLLLSTGGLFAACGKQTDDGTTNATDAAKSQVTLRYLNFKPEIAGVYEKIAKAYKKETGVNVIVETAANNQYESTLTAKMATAEAPTLFQINGPKGYANWAPYCADLSDTKLYEHLTDKSLAVTGDGKVYGIPYVVEGYGIIYNEAITDKYFALKDRDSKYKSMDEVRSFAALKSVADDMQKHKTELGIEGVFAATSLKSGEDWRWQTHLMNVPIYYEFKQNKVDLTTDATKEITFSFGDNFKNIFDLYLTDSTVEAKKCGTKTVTDSMAEFALEKCAMVQNGNWAWEQIAGVTGNKVQADKIKFLPIYIGADGEENQGLCVGTENFYAINAKATEAQQKAAADFIYWLYSSDTGKKFVTDELGFIAPFDTFSAEDVPEDPLAVQVQLWMNKQGVYSIPWDFTVFPSQTFKQHFGSALLSYAQGRKTWAQVQENTVADWKSEAAASA; encoded by the coding sequence ATGAAAATGATGAAAAAATGGCTTTCTTTGCTGCTGTGTGGGGTGCTGCTGCTGTCAACCGGCGGGCTGTTTGCCGCCTGTGGCAAGCAGACGGACGACGGCACCACCAACGCTACGGACGCGGCCAAGAGCCAGGTGACCCTGCGCTACCTGAACTTTAAGCCGGAGATAGCCGGGGTATATGAAAAGATCGCCAAAGCCTACAAGAAAGAAACCGGCGTGAATGTGATTGTAGAGACGGCGGCCAATAACCAGTACGAGTCCACGCTGACAGCCAAGATGGCCACAGCAGAGGCGCCCACGCTGTTTCAGATCAACGGTCCCAAGGGCTATGCAAACTGGGCGCCTTATTGCGCTGATCTGTCCGATACCAAGCTGTATGAACACTTAACAGACAAATCTCTGGCGGTCACCGGCGACGGCAAGGTGTACGGCATTCCCTATGTAGTGGAGGGTTACGGGATCATCTATAACGAGGCCATCACGGACAAGTATTTTGCACTGAAGGATCGAGACAGTAAGTACAAATCCATGGATGAGGTGCGTTCCTTTGCAGCGCTGAAGTCTGTGGCAGACGATATGCAAAAGCACAAGACAGAGCTGGGTATTGAAGGCGTGTTTGCCGCTACTTCACTGAAAAGCGGCGAGGACTGGCGCTGGCAGACCCACCTGATGAATGTGCCCATCTATTATGAATTTAAGCAGAATAAGGTGGATTTGACTACGGATGCCACCAAGGAGATCACTTTCTCTTTCGGTGACAATTTTAAGAATATTTTTGACCTGTATTTAACGGACAGCACGGTGGAGGCGAAAAAGTGCGGCACCAAGACGGTGACGGATTCGATGGCGGAGTTTGCGCTGGAAAAGTGCGCCATGGTACAAAATGGTAACTGGGCATGGGAACAGATCGCCGGTGTCACCGGTAACAAGGTGCAGGCAGACAAAATCAAGTTCCTGCCTATTTATATCGGCGCAGACGGCGAGGAAAACCAAGGCTTGTGTGTGGGCACGGAGAATTTCTATGCCATCAACGCCAAGGCAACAGAGGCACAGCAAAAGGCGGCAGCCGATTTTATTTATTGGTTATATTCTTCCGATACAGGCAAAAAATTCGTAACGGATGAATTGGGCTTTATTGCACCCTTTGACACCTTCTCCGCAGAAGATGTGCCGGAGGACCCGCTGGCGGTGCAGGTGCAGCTTTGGATGAACAAGCAGGGCGTTTACAGCATTCCCTGGGACTTTACTGTGTTCCCATCTCAGACCTTCAAGCAGCATTTTGGCTCCGCGCTGTTGAGCTATGCCCAGGGCAGAAAAACATGGGCGCAGGTGCAGGAAAATACCGTGGCGGACTGGAAAAGTGAAGCGGCTGCCTCCGCCTAA